One window of Phycisphaeraceae bacterium genomic DNA carries:
- a CDS encoding heavy-metal-associated domain-containing protein, whose protein sequence is MPGESRRADLSIEGMSCASCANTIERRLAKQPGVLSASVNFATKVATVKYEPATTAPEKLAKAVNDLGYRAIPPTSDSPLPAD, encoded by the coding sequence ATGCCAGGCGAATCTCGCCGAGCCGACCTTTCGATCGAGGGAATGAGCTGCGCCTCGTGCGCGAACACCATCGAACGGCGCCTCGCCAAGCAGCCGGGAGTGCTCTCGGCAAGCGTGAACTTTGCAACCAAAGTGGCGACGGTGAAGTACGAACCCGCAACGACCGCGCCCGAAAAACTCGCGAAGGCCGTCAACGATCTCGGGTACAGAGCAATCCCTCCAACTTCGGACTCGCCGCTTCCCGCGGACTAG
- a CDS encoding YqaE/Pmp3 family membrane protein, translated as MADDLATNKLLLVIIALLLPPLAVYLKNKSIGMTLLCLVLCFVFYIPGLLLALWVVLKD; from the coding sequence ATGGCGGACGATCTTGCGACGAACAAACTGCTTCTGGTCATCATCGCGTTGCTGCTGCCGCCGCTCGCCGTGTATTTGAAGAACAAGAGTATCGGCATGACACTGTTGTGCCTGGTGCTCTGCTTTGTGTTCTACATTCCCGGCTTGCTTCTCGCCCTTTGGGTGGTTCTCAAAGACTGA